The following coding sequences lie in one Mycobacterium sp. DL440 genomic window:
- a CDS encoding diiron oxygenase, with protein MARTKMVRRWRKNMDVSDDIQYVDMLATLSEGSVRRNFNPYKDIDWDSPEFAVVPDDPRWILPGTDPMGGHSWYQAQPVERQIEIGMWRQANVAKVGLHFENILIRGLMEYSFWVPNGSPEYRYCLHESVEECNHTLMFQEMVNRIGMDVPGMPRLLKWLQPLIPLAAGPLPIPFFFGVLAGEEPIDHTQKNVLREGKALHPIMERVMAIHVAEEARHISFAHQYLHKRVPNLRRRQRWILSLFVPLTMRILCSAIIVPPRAFWKEFDIPRSVRKELFFRSPESRKMLRDMFGDVRMLCHDTGLMNPIAKLVWRICKIDGPPSRYRSEPQREHLVSVA; from the coding sequence ATGGCACGGACCAAGATGGTCAGGCGCTGGCGCAAGAACATGGACGTCAGCGACGACATTCAGTACGTCGACATGCTCGCAACATTGTCCGAGGGGTCGGTGCGACGCAATTTCAACCCTTACAAGGACATCGACTGGGACTCGCCGGAATTTGCCGTCGTCCCCGATGATCCGCGCTGGATCCTGCCGGGGACCGACCCGATGGGCGGGCACTCGTGGTACCAAGCGCAGCCGGTCGAGCGGCAGATCGAGATCGGCATGTGGCGCCAGGCCAACGTCGCCAAGGTCGGCCTGCACTTCGAGAACATCCTGATCCGCGGCCTGATGGAGTACTCGTTCTGGGTGCCCAACGGTTCCCCGGAGTACCGGTACTGCCTCCACGAGTCGGTCGAGGAGTGCAACCACACCCTGATGTTCCAGGAGATGGTCAACCGCATCGGCATGGACGTGCCGGGCATGCCGCGGCTGCTCAAGTGGCTGCAGCCGCTGATCCCGCTGGCCGCGGGCCCGCTGCCGATCCCGTTCTTCTTCGGCGTGCTCGCCGGCGAGGAGCCCATCGACCACACGCAGAAGAACGTGCTGCGCGAGGGCAAGGCCCTGCATCCGATCATGGAACGGGTCATGGCGATCCACGTCGCCGAGGAAGCCCGGCACATCTCCTTCGCGCACCAGTACCTGCACAAGCGGGTGCCGAACCTGCGCCGTCGTCAGCGCTGGATTCTCTCGCTGTTCGTGCCGCTGACCATGCGCATCCTGTGTTCGGCGATCATCGTGCCGCCCCGCGCGTTCTGGAAGGAATTCGACATCCCGCGCTCGGTGCGCAAGGAGTTGTTCTTCCGTTCGCCGGAGTCGCGCAAGATGCTGCGGGACATGTTCGGCGATGTCCGTATGCTGTGCCACGACACTGGCCTGATGAACCCGATCGCCAAACTGGTGTGGCGGATCTGCAAGATCGACGGGCCGCCGAGCCGCTACCGTAGCGAGCCTCAGCGCGAGCACCTGGTCTCGGTCGCCTAA
- the map gene encoding type I methionyl aminopeptidase — MVNLKTKDQVEAMAAAGKIVAETLRTLADQAAPGHTTADLDRIAAGILAARSATSPFLDYHPRWARSPFPAVLCVSVNDAVVHGIPDGTALADGDLVSVDFGAVLNGWCGDSARSFVVGTPRTADIALIEATDAALAAGIAAVRPGNTLGDIGHAIASVAREAGYGVLANHGGHGIGRTMHEAPHVPNVGQPGEGLRLRPGLVIAIEPMLIADGTTGYVHDPDGWTLRTATGARAAHSEHTVAVTADSARILTL, encoded by the coding sequence GTGGTCAATCTGAAGACCAAAGACCAGGTAGAAGCGATGGCCGCCGCCGGGAAAATAGTCGCGGAAACATTGCGAACACTCGCCGATCAGGCCGCCCCAGGTCACACCACGGCCGATTTGGACCGGATCGCCGCCGGAATCCTGGCCGCGCGCAGCGCCACCTCCCCCTTCCTCGACTACCACCCACGCTGGGCGCGGAGCCCGTTCCCGGCGGTGCTGTGTGTCAGCGTCAACGACGCGGTGGTGCACGGCATCCCCGACGGCACCGCGCTGGCCGACGGGGACCTCGTGTCGGTGGACTTCGGAGCAGTTCTGAACGGCTGGTGCGGGGACTCCGCCCGCAGCTTCGTCGTGGGTACCCCGCGAACGGCTGACATCGCATTGATCGAGGCGACGGACGCGGCCCTGGCGGCCGGGATCGCCGCGGTGCGGCCCGGCAATACCCTGGGCGACATCGGACATGCCATCGCGTCGGTGGCCCGGGAGGCCGGCTACGGCGTGCTGGCCAACCACGGCGGCCACGGCATCGGGCGCACCATGCACGAGGCGCCGCACGTTCCCAATGTGGGGCAGCCCGGGGAGGGCCTCAGGCTGCGGCCCGGCCTGGTGATCGCGATCGAGCCGATGTTGATCGCCGACGGCACCACGGGCTACGTCCACGATCCCGACGGCTGGACGCTTCGCACCGCCACCGGGGCCCGCGCCGCGCACAGCGAACACACCGTGGCCGTCACCGCCGACAGTGCCCGGATTTTGACCCTCTAG